In Fusarium oxysporum Fo47 chromosome VII, complete sequence, the following proteins share a genomic window:
- a CDS encoding Endonuclease/exonuclease/phosphatase: MEMRKPPSSIPWQTDRPWKQSFYGWSPETSRWQGIQSSQSSSDKSNLMKLAVYSWNIDFMLPHGEARMNAALKHLEELTRQHRLDNDTAVAINLQECVPLDLETIGEKDWIRDSFYCTDIDTSAWASGAYGTASLIDRRLEISSCFRVHYSATQMERDALFIDVSVSPRGQKVRLCNTHLESLVLEPPMRPAQMRLIATYLHAEGIAGAVVTGDFNAIQPFDRSLHSDNDLEDAYLELGGQEGDGRSADNGAYTWGQQALPELRLLYGCSRMDKVFFCGDSLRLQAFERFGADVEPDQEEEEVRKELLSIGFERPWVTDHLGVKATFEIVA; encoded by the coding sequence ATGGAAATGAGGAAGCCACCGTCCTCAATTCCGTGGCAAACTGACCGACCCTGGAAGCAATCCTTCTATGGATGGAGCCCAGAAACAAGTAGATGGCAGGGTATCCAGTCATCACAGTCATCGTCCGACAAGTCCAATTTGATGAAGCTGGCGGTGTACAGCTGGAACATCGACTTTATGCTGCCTCATGGCGAGGCTCGCATGAACGCTGCTCTGAAGCACCTGGAGGAGCTTACTCGCCAGCATCGACTTGATAATGATACAGCGGTTGCTATCAACCTCCAAGAGTGTGTACCGTTGGATTTGGAGACTATCGGTGAAAAGGATTGGATCCGGGACAGCTTTTACTGCACAGACATCGATACCTCGGCTTGGGCTTCTGGCGCGTATGGCACCGCTTCCTTGATAGACCGCCGGCTCGAGATATCATCTTGCTTTCGAGTGCACTACTCGGCTACCCAAATGGAACGAGACGCACTATTCATTGATGTTTCGGTGTCACCACGGGGACAAAAGGTACGGTTGTGCAATACACACCTCGAGTCTCTTGTACTGGAGCCACCCATGCGCCCAGCACAGATGCGTCTTATCGCGACTTACTTGCACGCTGAAGGTATCGCTGGTGCCGTCGTTACAGGCGATTTCAACGCCATTCAGCCATTTGACAGGTCTCTCCACTCAGACAACGACCTTGAAGATGCATACTTGGAACTCGGTGGCCAAGAGGGCGATGGAAGGAGTGCTGATAATGGGGCATATACGTGGGGGCAACAAGCTTTACCTGAGCTTCGTCTACTATATGGCTGTTCACGCATGGATAAAGTGTTTTTCTGTGGCGACAGCCTCAGACTTCAAGCATTTGAGAGATTTGGTGCTGATGTGGAAccagaccaagaagaagaagaagttcgaAAGGAATTGCTTTCTATTGGGTTTGAAAGGCCGTGGGTTACCGACCATCTTGGCGTAAAGGCGACCTTTGAGATCGTTGCTTGA
- a CDS encoding major facilitator superfamily domain-containing protein: MSTHSDDLVTSSLTSQVTGMTLQQAEGAMAKKTKVVEPNAAENAGREPELEATLPLALQQPDPPNGGVAWLVVLGAWCASFCSFGWINSVGAFQEYYQNELLPNYSPSTISWIPSLQIFFMMAMGPIVGKLYDSYGPRYLVFGGSLLHVFGLMMTSLATKYYQILLSQGICSAIGVAAIFQPALNVIHGWFTTKTGTAFGLMATGSSLGGIIFPIMVARLIKDIGYSWTMRICAFLILSLLIIANLTVRAYRRPQPAKFSHNQIKQLFKEPGFVLCLLGFFCFTFGIYVPITYLPVQALEIGIDASITEYLVPILNAGSLFGRILSGFAGDRIGCYNTFTIVCYLTSIWILALWIPCTTTGGIVAFAALFGLCSGAYVSLISPLIAQISPMSEIGFRTGVLYSVSSIGGLTTSPISGAIIDGAGGWTGVKVFAGVLCLAGTTFILAARLYSTGFKLAVVF, encoded by the exons ATGTCAACACATAGCGACGATCTAGTAACGTCATCCCTGACTTCACAGGTAACAGGCATGACTCTCCAACAGGCGGAGGGTGCTatggccaagaagaccaaaGTCGTTGAGCCTAATGCAGCGGAGAACGCGGGCAGAGAGCCGGAGCTCGAGGCAACTCTTCCCCTGGCCTTGCAGCAACCAGACCCCCCTAACGGCGGCGTCGCCTGGCTCGTCGTTTTAGGAGCATGGTGTGCCTCATTCTGCAGCTTTGGTTGGATCAATAGTGTCGGAGCATTTCAGGAATATTATCAGAATGAACTACTCCCCAACTACTCACCAAGTACTATCTCCTGGATTCCCTCGCTTCAGATCTTTTTCATGATGGCCATGGGGCCTATTGTCGGCAAATTGTATGATTCTTATGGTCCTCGGTATCTGGTCTTTGGGGGATCACTTCTTCATGTTTTCGGCCTAATGATGACATCCCTCGCTACTAAGTATTATCAAATTCTACTTAGCCAGGGTATCTGTTCTGCTATTGGCGTTGCTGCCATTTTTCAACCTG CTTTAAACGTTATCCACGGTTGGTTCACCACAAAGACCGGAACTGCTTTCGGCCTTATGGCCACAGGCTCAAGTCTGGGTGGCATCATCTTCCCAATCATGGTTGCTCGcctcatcaaagacattgGCTACAGCTGGACCATGCGTATCTGCGCctttctcatcctcagcctcctcatcatTGCTAATCTAACGGTGCGTGCCTACCGGAGACCTCAACCCGCCAAATTTAGCCACAATCAAATAAAGCAGCTATTCAAGGAGCCGGGGTTTGTCTTATGCCTTCtaggcttcttctgctttaCTTTTGGAATCTACGTTCCAATTACCTATCTGCCTGTCCAAGCACTCGAGATCGGGATAGACGCATCTATTACCGAGTATCTTGTCCCTATACTCAACGCAGGAAGTCTCTTTGGGCGTATCCTATCCGGCTTCGCAGGGGATCGCATTGGTTGCTACAATACTTTCACCATTGTATGCTATCTTACTTCAATTTGGATCCTTGCTCTTTGGATTCCTTGTACCACCACAGGCGGAATTGTCGCGTTTGCTGCGCTTTTTGGCCTCTGTTCTGGCGCCTATGTCTCACTTATCTCCCCTTTGATTGCGCAGATTTCGCCCATGTCTGAAATCGGCTTCCGTACGGGCGTTCTTTATTCCGTCTCCTCCATCGGTGGTCTTACAACGAGCCCTATCAGTGGTGCAATCATTGATGGTGCTGGTGGGTGGACGGGTGTTAAGGTTTTTGCTGGCGTACTTTGTCTGGCTGGCACCACGTTTATCCTTGCAGCAAGACTCTATAGCACCGGCTTTAAGCTTGCTGTTGTTTTTTAA
- a CDS encoding Aldehyde/histidinol dehydrogenase — protein MLTTSIKRAAALSSRHSLSLYRRYGSTATQPTIPLIINGQQVHGSESFPVISPLTGKEVWSFSCASKHQVQEAVQNAHDTFRDWSRTKVSYRRDIFLKAAEIMEKRREELGGYMHHELGANKFYQDFVLGLTIEGLKDTAGRIAGAVQAFAPESIHEGMKALVQKKPYGVVLGIAPWNSPFHLGLRSVLFALAAGNTTVLKGSEFTPRCYWAIADVLREAGLPDGCLNLIFHSPTEAASTINTLVSHPHVKKINFTGSTRVGKIISSLAGKHLKPVLMELGGKASAIVLKDADLDQAALHCARGAFLNAGQICMSTERILVDESISSEFQERLGEAIRKLFGAADDTPAVVTAASATRHQGLIQDAISKGAQPLKIFEDKHAYETDTKMRPVVLGNIKKDMDLYATESFGPSVSLFTFKTEKEALELANDTEYGLAAAIFSKDLRVAFQLADGLESGAVHINSMTVHDEYSLPHGGVKDSGFGRFNGYQGLDEFLYFKSVTWMD, from the exons ATGCTGACAACATCCATCAAACGGGCAGCTGCCCTTTCAAGCCGCCATTCCCTATCGCTTTATAGACGATATGGAAGCACAGCGACCCAGCCTACGATTCCGCTCATAATCAATGGCCAGCAGGTGCATGGTTCTGAATCTTTCCCCGTTATCAGCCCTTTGACTGGTAAAGAAGTATGGTCTTTCTCTTGTGCCAGCAAGCATCAGGTGCAGGAAGCTGTGCAAAATGCCCACGACACCTTCCGCGACTGGTCTCGAACCAAAGTTTCCTATCGACGCGATATATTTCTCAAAGCCGCTGAGATAATGGAAAAAAGGCGTGAAGAGCTCGGCGGATATATGCATCACGAGCTAGGCGCCAATAAATTTTACCAAGACTTCGTTCTTGGGCTGACAATTGAAGGGTTGAAGGACACAGCTGGTAGGATAGCTGGGGCTGTGCAAGCGTTTGCACCGGAGTCAATCCATGAAGGTATGAAAGCTCTAGTGCAAAAAAAACCTTATGGAGTCGTTCTGGGAATTGCACCTTG GAATTCCCCTTTTCATCTTGGACTTCGAtctgttctttttgccttggCTGCTGGAAACACTACTGTTCTGAAAGGCTCTGAGTTTACACCCCGTTGTTATTGGGCGATCGCCGATGTCTTGCGAGAGGCCGGCTTGCCAGACGGGTGCCTGAACTTGATATTTCATTCACCTACCGAGGCGGCTAGTACCATAAATACCCTGGTTTCGCACCCGCATGTTAAGAAGATTAATTTTACAGGCAGTACCAGGGTTGGGAAAATTATATCCTCTCTCGCAGGGAAACATCTGAAGCCTGTTCTTATGGAACTTGGCGGAAAGGCGAGTGCGATTGTACTCAAAGACGCCGATCTAGACCAAGCTGCTCTTCACTGCGCCCGAGGAGCGTTCCTCAAT GCTGGCCAAATCTGCATGTCCACGGAGCGTATCCTGGTTGACGAATCTATCTCATCTGAGTTCCAGGAACGTCTTGGTGAAGCAATTAGAAAGCTTTTCGGTGCCGCGGATGACACACCTGCCGTCGTGACTGCAGCCTCAGCCACTCGTCACCAGGGCCTCATTCAAGACGCTATATCCAAAGGCGCACAACCACTAAAGATTTTTGAGGATAAGCATGCTTATGAGACAGATACAAAAATGAGACCTGTGGTCCTTGGCAATATCAAAAAGGACATGGACCTATACGCAACAGAGTCGTTCGGCCCCAGTGTGTCTCTCTTCACTTTCAAGACAGAAAAGGAAGCCTTAGAATTAGCGAATGACACGGAATACGGCTTAGCGGCTGCCATTTTCTCGAAGGACTTGAGGGTGGCATTCCAGCTGGCCGATGGCTTGGAGTCAGGGGCCGTACACATTAATTCTATGACGGTGCATGATGAATACTCTCTCCCCCACGGAGGTGTGAAGGATAGTGGATTTGGCCGTTTTAACGGTTACCAGGGATTGGACGAGTTTCTTTACTTCAAGTCGGTTACTTGGATGGATTGA